The Desulfuromonadaceae bacterium genome includes a window with the following:
- a CDS encoding tetratricopeptide repeat protein translates to MTLMAFLLMIILFLTFFIYFAGMNPQDITIFYFGDQSLTTSVAIMVVGCVLFGLVIGYAAHLYGVVLYWARHAKQDRQDKKAREVGSVYRDGVNRLLAGDLKKAQTLLQRALERDPGRVESYIALANLAIQEGNPQEGINLLIKAKTVDPKSMEVLFKLASTYEELDRNDEAIEVWQSILLVEGDNRKALRALRNLQIKHGLWNEALKLQRKVMKAGPGKNRLAEEQALLRHLRYELARQALDSGEQEQAKKEFKEIIKEDGKFVPARVSLGDAYRKMGRPDDAFATWRSAYLALGKSIFLSRIEDLYMDAEDPSTLLDFYRNLANEFPDDLLICLFFGKFCLRLEMVDEAMEQLGLVESAGIDTPQLHQLLAEVHRRRNRADEAINEYQLALGIDNRLRLDYLCEECDASTPEWQSRCPACGHWGTYGLAGRALLREAKALQVSEIYHGERH, encoded by the coding sequence ATGACACTAATGGCCTTTCTGTTGATGATCATCCTTTTTCTGACGTTCTTCATCTACTTTGCCGGGATGAATCCTCAGGATATTACGATCTTTTATTTCGGCGATCAGAGCCTGACAACCTCGGTGGCGATTATGGTGGTTGGCTGCGTCCTGTTTGGCCTGGTGATCGGCTACGCGGCGCACCTTTACGGGGTTGTCCTCTACTGGGCCAGGCATGCCAAACAGGATCGTCAGGACAAAAAAGCGCGCGAAGTCGGTTCAGTGTATCGGGACGGCGTCAATCGCTTGCTCGCCGGTGATCTGAAAAAGGCCCAGACCCTGCTCCAGCGTGCGCTTGAACGCGATCCCGGCAGGGTCGAAAGTTATATTGCTCTGGCCAATCTGGCCATTCAGGAAGGAAACCCCCAGGAAGGGATCAATCTGCTGATCAAGGCCAAGACGGTCGATCCGAAAAGTATGGAGGTCCTGTTCAAGCTGGCGAGCACCTACGAGGAGCTCGACCGCAATGACGAGGCCATCGAGGTCTGGCAGAGCATTCTCCTGGTCGAAGGAGATAATCGTAAGGCTTTGCGCGCGCTGCGCAATTTGCAGATCAAACATGGTCTCTGGAATGAGGCGCTGAAACTGCAGCGTAAAGTCATGAAAGCAGGTCCGGGGAAGAACCGTCTGGCGGAGGAGCAGGCGCTGTTACGGCATCTGCGTTACGAACTGGCGCGGCAGGCACTGGACTCAGGCGAGCAGGAACAGGCCAAAAAAGAGTTCAAGGAAATCATCAAGGAAGACGGGAAATTTGTTCCGGCACGGGTTTCACTGGGAGATGCTTACCGCAAGATGGGGCGACCGGATGATGCTTTTGCCACCTGGCGAAGCGCCTACCTGGCCCTTGGAAAGAGTATTTTTCTGTCGCGGATTGAAGATCTTTATATGGACGCCGAGGATCCGTCGACACTCCTCGACTTTTACCGGAATTTGGCCAACGAGTTCCCCGACGATCTGCTGATCTGCCTGTTTTTTGGCAAGTTCTGTCTGCGTCTGGAGATGGTTGATGAGGCGATGGAACAACTTGGCCTGGTTGAAAGTGCCGGGATCGACACCCCGCAGTTGCATCAATTGCTGGCGGAAGTCCATCGGCGGCGCAATCGCGCCGATGAAGCGATCAACGAGTATCAGCTGGCACTCGGTATCGACAATCGTCTGCGCCTCGATTATCTCTGCGAAGAATGTGATGCGTCAACTCCGGAATGGCAGAGCCGTTGTCCGGCGTGCGGTCACTGGGGAACCTACGGCCTGGCTGGCCGTGCCCTCCTGCGTGAGGCCAAAGCATTACAGGTTAGTGAAATCTATCACGGGGAACGTCACTAA
- the nadD gene encoding nicotinate-nucleotide adenylyltransferase: MKRLGILGGTFNPVHNGHLLIAEAMRQRCDLDNVLFIPAAAPPHKKLPREVSYADRAAMVAAAIANHPAFMLSDIELKRPGKSYSVDTLRQLRDAYPQAERFFLIGMDSFCDLATWWEYRQIFALAHLVVAARPGVVCADLKERLPVAVRGEFCYDASTCDLCHQSGNRVILLSDTASTVSSSTIRARLVAGEPITGMVPAPVAEYIAAHNLYV, encoded by the coding sequence ATGAAGCGCTTGGGCATTCTCGGCGGGACCTTTAATCCGGTCCACAACGGGCATCTGCTGATCGCCGAAGCCATGCGGCAACGGTGCGATCTGGATAACGTATTATTTATTCCAGCGGCCGCTCCGCCACACAAAAAATTGCCACGCGAAGTCAGCTATGCAGATCGGGCGGCAATGGTCGCCGCCGCAATTGCCAACCATCCCGCTTTCATGCTTTCCGATATTGAACTCAAACGCCCCGGAAAGAGCTATTCTGTCGATACCTTGCGGCAGTTGCGCGACGCTTATCCGCAGGCGGAGCGGTTTTTTTTGATCGGCATGGATTCGTTTTGTGATCTTGCCACCTGGTGGGAATATCGACAAATTTTTGCCCTTGCGCACCTGGTGGTCGCCGCCCGTCCCGGGGTCGTTTGCGCCGATCTCAAAGAACGGCTTCCCGTTGCGGTCAGGGGTGAGTTCTGTTATGATGCATCGACTTGCGACTTGTGCCATCAAAGTGGCAACCGGGTGATTTTGCTTTCTGATACTGCCAGCACCGTCTCATCGAGTACCATTCGGGCCCGGCTGGTTGCAGGAGAGCCAATCACCGGAATGGTTCCTGCCCCGGTCGCCGAGTATATTGCGGCCCACAATCTCTATGTGTAA
- a CDS encoding TraR/DksA family transcriptional regulator, whose product MEKSANYKKNLLTMRRDVMREISGNTQAAREMAQGDVPDIGDMSCATYERDVLLNLSEVQRQKVRDIDAALARLEQGEYGVCLGCGEEIPQKRMEVRPFSRYCVECKTEVERFGE is encoded by the coding sequence ATGGAGAAAAGCGCGAACTATAAAAAAAATTTACTGACAATGCGCCGTGACGTAATGCGCGAGATCAGTGGCAATACGCAGGCTGCGCGGGAAATGGCGCAGGGGGATGTCCCTGATATTGGTGATATGTCGTGTGCGACGTACGAACGTGATGTACTCCTGAATCTGAGTGAAGTACAGCGCCAGAAAGTGCGCGATATTGATGCGGCACTGGCGCGGCTGGAGCAGGGGGAATATGGTGTTTGTCTTGGTTGCGGAGAAGAAATTCCGCAGAAACGCATGGAAGTACGTCCCTTCTCGCGCTACTGTGTTGAATGTAAAACGGAAGTCGAGAGATTCGGCGAATAA
- the gpmI gene encoding 2,3-bisphosphoglycerate-independent phosphoglycerate mutase, with the protein MHRRGGKPVALVILDGWGLNPGREHNAVALAATPHLDRLQRDYPTARAGASGAAVGLPAGQMGNSEVGHLNIGAGRVVYQELTRISKSIGDGDFFTNSVLVAALTRLRESGGKLHLLGLLSDGGVHSHNTHLYALLELARRCGITAVCVHPFLDGRDTPPKSGAGFLQELEAELQRIGVGRIATVSGRFYAMDRDNRWDRVARAYRALVAAEGIPAASSRDAITSAYAADQYDEFVEPRVILGTNEPPGTIDDGDAVIFFNFRSDRARELTRALTAVTFDGFKREKVPQLTAYVCLTEYDETFDLPIAFPPENYPQILGEVVANAGLKQLRIAETEKYAHVTFFFNGGREELFRGEDRALIPSPREVATYDLKPEMSAYEVTAEVEKRVASGIYDLIVLNFANPDMVGHTGVESAAIRAMETVDECVGRVVAAVLAVGGSLLLTADHGNCEQMADANGQPHTAHTTNPAPVILVGANLRTAQVREGILADIAPTLLELLGLQQPAEMTGTSLLQ; encoded by the coding sequence ATGCACCGTCGGGGCGGAAAACCGGTCGCGTTGGTGATCCTTGACGGTTGGGGGCTCAATCCAGGTCGTGAGCATAACGCCGTCGCATTAGCCGCAACACCACACCTCGATCGCTTGCAGCGCGACTACCCGACGGCCCGTGCCGGTGCCTCGGGGGCAGCGGTCGGTCTGCCTGCCGGGCAGATGGGGAACTCCGAAGTCGGCCACCTCAATATCGGTGCCGGTCGTGTTGTCTATCAGGAACTAACCCGGATCAGCAAAAGTATTGGCGACGGCGATTTTTTTACCAATAGCGTGTTGGTTGCGGCCCTGACCCGATTACGCGAAAGTGGCGGCAAACTTCACCTTCTCGGGCTCCTTTCCGACGGCGGGGTTCATTCCCATAATACCCATCTCTATGCGCTGCTGGAACTGGCGCGTCGCTGCGGAATTACCGCTGTGTGTGTCCATCCATTCCTCGATGGTCGCGATACGCCGCCGAAAAGTGGCGCAGGTTTTTTACAGGAACTCGAGGCTGAGTTGCAGCGGATTGGTGTGGGTCGGATCGCGACGGTTAGCGGGCGCTTCTATGCAATGGATCGGGATAACCGCTGGGATCGCGTGGCACGTGCGTACCGGGCACTGGTTGCCGCTGAGGGGATTCCGGCAGCATCAAGCCGCGACGCCATTACCAGTGCCTATGCGGCCGACCAGTATGATGAATTCGTTGAACCGCGCGTCATTCTGGGCACCAATGAGCCCCCCGGCACGATTGATGACGGGGATGCGGTGATCTTTTTCAATTTCCGCTCAGATCGCGCTCGCGAACTCACCCGTGCGCTGACTGCGGTCACTTTTGATGGTTTTAAACGGGAGAAAGTTCCCCAACTGACAGCGTACGTCTGTCTGACTGAATATGATGAAACGTTCGACCTGCCGATCGCTTTTCCGCCTGAAAATTATCCGCAGATCCTTGGTGAGGTTGTGGCCAACGCTGGATTAAAACAGCTGCGGATCGCCGAAACCGAGAAATACGCCCATGTGACCTTTTTCTTTAACGGTGGTCGTGAAGAGCTCTTCCGGGGCGAAGATCGCGCCCTGATTCCATCCCCCCGGGAGGTTGCCACCTACGACCTGAAACCGGAAATGAGCGCTTATGAAGTGACTGCGGAAGTTGAAAAACGCGTTGCCTCGGGGATTTATGATCTGATTGTTTTGAATTTCGCCAATCCTGACATGGTCGGTCATACCGGTGTCGAGTCCGCAGCGATTCGCGCCATGGAAACTGTTGACGAGTGTGTTGGCCGGGTCGTCGCCGCGGTTCTTGCTGTTGGCGGGAGTCTGTTGCTGACCGCTGACCATGGCAACTGCGAACAGATGGCCGATGCGAACGGTCAGCCGCATACCGCGCATACCACCAATCCTGCTCCGGTAATTCTGGTGGGTGCCAATTTGCGCACGGCACAGGTGCGTGAGGGGATTCTGGCCGATATCGCGCCAACCCTCCTCGAACTCCTCGGTTTGCAGCAACCAGCGGAAATGACCGGCACCAGTCTGCTCCAATAA
- the rsfS gene encoding ribosome silencing factor gives MTTEERALLCAGYALEKKALDLKLLDVRGLSSLTDYLLIVSGRSDRQVEAIATGIELGLKKEHGITPLASEGLREGRWALLDYGDIMVHVFQEPVRVFYDLDGLWSEAPLVALPDTETTSR, from the coding sequence TTGACGACTGAAGAACGAGCGCTTCTTTGTGCTGGCTATGCTCTGGAAAAAAAAGCACTGGACCTGAAATTACTTGATGTCCGTGGTCTTTCATCCCTCACCGATTATTTGCTGATCGTTTCCGGGCGCTCCGACCGGCAAGTTGAAGCGATCGCCACGGGCATCGAACTGGGCTTGAAAAAAGAGCACGGCATTACTCCGCTGGCGAGTGAGGGGCTGCGGGAAGGACGCTGGGCGCTCCTTGACTACGGAGACATCATGGTGCATGTTTTTCAGGAACCGGTGCGGGTATTTTACGATCTCGACGGGCTTTGGAGTGAGGCCCCGCTGGTTGCATTGCCCGATACCGAAACAACGTCGCGTTGA
- the rlmH gene encoding 23S rRNA (pseudouridine(1915)-N(3))-methyltransferase RlmH has product MKLRLTCVGKLAESFTRDGVAEYAQRVKRYFPLQIDEHKEEKGGKKADPRYIRECEGARLLAKIPPEATVVVLDENGRQQRSTELADWMEKQMSAGTGEIVWVIGGAYGLSDAVKARANLLLSLSAMTLPHQLVRLLLLEQLYRSLTIIRHEPYHNP; this is encoded by the coding sequence TTGAAACTGCGTTTGACGTGTGTTGGTAAACTGGCGGAGAGCTTCACGCGTGACGGGGTCGCTGAGTATGCGCAACGCGTTAAACGTTATTTTCCGTTACAGATTGATGAGCACAAAGAAGAAAAAGGGGGAAAGAAGGCCGATCCCCGCTATATTCGGGAGTGTGAGGGGGCGCGACTGCTGGCAAAAATTCCGCCGGAGGCGACGGTTGTGGTCCTTGATGAGAACGGGCGTCAACAGCGTTCAACGGAGCTGGCCGACTGGATGGAAAAACAGATGAGCGCCGGGACCGGTGAGATCGTCTGGGTGATTGGCGGCGCCTACGGTCTGAGTGACGCGGTCAAGGCGCGCGCCAACCTGCTGCTGTCGCTGTCGGCCATGACCCTGCCCCATCAACTGGTCAGACTGTTGTTGCTGGAGCAGCTTTATCGGTCATTGACGATCATTCGCCATGAACCGTACCACAACCCCTGA